The DNA segment GGCATCGGCCAATCAAAGCGCTAGTTAGACGCCACCACTGGGCGGCACCCGGGCTCCAACTATGGCCCGCCATTCCAGCATAAGAGAACCGATGACGCCGGCCAAGATGGTGGCCGCGAAGATCTTGGGGTTCATCCAGGTGGCCTGGCCCAAAACGAAGATCAAGCCAAATAGCGAGATGATCTTGATGGCGAAGGAGATGACCTGGTTACGAATCTGAGTCACAGGGGGCTGACCCTGGCTCTTCAGCATGACCACAGCCGAGACAGTAAAGAAAATCGCGATGACACCGGCGCCAATTAAGGCGCCCCAGAGCCCATTAGTGCCATCAACCAGGTAGCCCATCACCACAGCCAGCCCACCGAGCACGGCCGCGAAGAGGAACACTTGCTGGATGATGCGTCGGTAGACCTGGGCGTAGTTGGTCGGTTTACCGGTGGTTCCCACTGTCCCTCCTAGATTCGGTGGCTCGGTCCGCGCGCCCGCTGGCGCGAGCGTTCGCCCAGATGGCTTGGGACAACGGTCAAGACGAAGGCCAAAACCAAACCGACGCCAACCCCAATGCCGACCTGCCGGGCCGGAAGGACCGCTAGTGCCGCCGCCCCAAAGGCCAAGACCGCAGTCCAGCAGTACATTATCACCACAGCCCGGCGGTGGGTGTGGCCCAGTCGGAGCAGGCGATGGTGCAGGTGCATGCGGTCGGCGTGGAAGGGGGAGAGTCCGGCTCGCATTCGCCTCGAGATCGCCATCAGCATGTCTAGCAAGGGCAAGGCCAGTACGGCGAAGGGTAACAGGATGGGCAGGAAAGCACCCCAGGCCTGACCTTGCGTAATGTCTCCGGCCGCACCGGGGTCAACTTGGCCAGTGACCGCGATAGTAGCGGCGGCGAACATCAACCCAAGCAGCATTGAGCCGCTATCCCCCATGAAAATCGAGGCCGGGTGGAAGTTGTGGGGCAAGAAACCGAGGCAGGCGCCCACGGTAACCGCCAGCAGCAGGGTCGACAACGAGGCGTAGTCGGCCATGCCCATCTCCCGGGAGAGGAAATAGGAGTAGACAAAAAAGGCGCCACAGCCGATGGCGGTTATCCCGGCCGCCAGCCCGTCTAGACCGTCAACAAAGTTGATGGCGTTGATGGCGGCTACCACCACCACGATCGATACCACCAGTGACAGCCTTGATGAGACAATTGTCAGCCCGGCAATCGGGAAGGTCACCAGCTGGACCCCTTGCCAGGCCAAGATGCCTGCGGCTAAGGCTTGACCGGCCAGTTTGGTCCACCAACTGAGGTCAAACCAGTCATCGGCCGCCCCGAGCAGACAAACCAGTGCGGCTGCGCCCAAAACACCCCAAACGGCGTGCGAGGATGAGAAAACCGGGGAAAGGAAACTCAGCTGCGAGGCCACGCCCAGGCCGGCCGCAATGCCAAGGACCATGGCCAGCCCACCCAGGCGTGGGGTGGGCCTGTCATGCACGTCGCGTGGGCGCACCGGTGTGATGGCCCCGGTCCAGGTGGCTAGGCGTCGCACCGGCCAGACCGCCAGGTAGGTCACGATGGCGGCAATGGCGCATAGCAGCAGGTGTACCCTCACCTGGTCCCGCTCCCCCGCTTGGCCCTGGGCAAGAGTTGGTCGGCGCCAATTGGCCCTGGCCGCAGTAGCCCAGGCGCCAGGCCGGTTAGATCCAGCACAGACGAGGCCTGTCCGCCCCTGGCCGGTCCGGCGTCAACGTAGACCGCTACTTGCTGGCCCAATTTAGCCAGGGACTCGCTGGCGTCCAAGGCAGGTACGTCCCCGCTGCGATTGGCCGAGCTGACGGCTAGCGGCCCGGCCAAGTCCAATAGCTCAAGGCAGGTTTCGTCTCTCGGTTGCCTGAGCGCGATGGTGCCACCACGTTGGCCCAGATCCCAGGTCACTGCATCTTTGGCTGGGAGAACCAGGGTCAAGGCACCTGGCCAGTGGGCCGCTATTAGACCTCGGGCTTGATCGGACAGTTCTGCCAGTTTTTCTGCCTGCGCAAGATTGGCCACCAGGACCGGCACCGGCTGGCGCCGGTCACGGCCCTTGGCGGCAAACAAGGCCGCCACTGCCGGCGCCAAATCCGGCTTGGCCGCCACACCGTAGACAGTGTCAGTAGGGGTTACAACCAGTTGACCACGCTTCAGGGCCTGAACTGCCCGGGCCAATCCGGCCCTGTCAGGCCCTACAACAGCTGGATTCGTCATTGGCAAGCATCATAACGACCGGCGGCCGCGACCCCTAGAGCAGGGACCGCAGGGCGGCAGCACCGGCAATAACGGCCGGTCTGATCTGGCCAGCCGAGGCTTCAAACGCCTCCAAACCTAGGCCATAGGGGTCCATGACATCGTCATCGGCTGCGACGGCGGGAACAGGCGCCCGGCCGCGCTGCGCCACCACCAGCGTGACCGCCTGGCGCAAGCGGTCGACTGACTGAGCCCCACTTTCGCGCCCCGGCCAAGCGGCATCGGACTGGGCTGGCCCGGCCAGCCGGGCAAATTCACGCAGCGTCATGGCCCGGCGCATCAAGGCCGGATAGGCCTCAACCAGGCGGGCGCGGTGGTCCCGGGTGGCGGTCAAGATCAGGTCAGCCTCCGCCACCATTGGCTTGGTCACCTGCCTGGCCCGGTGGCCGGCGGCGGCCTTGGCCAGGCCCATGCCCTTTAGCACCCGAAGGGCGTCCGGCTCAATCGGGTAGCCCACCATCGCGGCCGTACCGGCAGAGGTAACTTCAACCTGTTCCTTGGGCAGCGCGGCAGCCAGAATGAACTGGGCCATGGGCGAGCGGCAGATGTTGCCCGTGCAGACAACCAGGACTCTAAAGGGTTCCACCTAGTGGGCCGACTTGTCAGGGCCAACCGGGCTCCAGGGCGGCGCACCGTTGGAGGCAGGCCACTCCACCGGCCAGGATGGCTCCTCGCCCTCGGCTGGCCGCGGCGATGTGCCTTTGGCACCTTGGCCTGGTGGATAGCCTTCACCGGTGACAACGGCTGCCCACGAGGCTTGTTGCGGCTGGCGGCTGGGGCCAGCCTGCCGAGGCCGGGCCGGCCGCTTGATGCCTGCTCCTTGTTCAGGCGAGGCCGGGCTAGTGGCTCGAGCCTGGGTCCGGATCTGCTCCCGGGCCAGCTGGGCCTGCTTCTTGGCGGCTTGCCGCCGCTTGCGGCCACGCAGGCCTGGTCCGCCATGCCTATAGGCGTAGCCGTAGTTGTAATCGCCGTAGCCGTAGACATCCATGGTCTTAGTTGGCGCCATGGTCAAGATCAGGCCAAGCACCTGGGCGTCGACCGTCTCCAGGGCCGCCAACGCCGCCGAAATACTACGTTTGCGAGTGGTACCCATGGCCCCAACCAGGACCACTTCTGATTCGACCGTGCGTGACAGCACAACCGCGTCGGTGGTTAGCAGCAGCGGCGGCGAATCAAGCAAGACAAAGTCGTATTGCCTGGCCAGCGCCTGGTGTAGTCCCTGCATGGCCGAGCTACCGAGCAAGCGGCTGGGATTGGGCGGCAACCGTCCCGCGGCCAAGACATAAAGCTGATCGTTGCCCCAACGTTGGGTGACTTCCTCAACTGTGGCCCGTCCAATCAGAACATCGGTCAAACCGGCACCACCTTCAAGGCCCATATACGTGGCGATTCGCGGCCGGTGCAGGTCACAGTCCACTAGCAGAACTTTGAAGCCCGAATCGGCCAGCGAAATGGACAAATTGGCGGCCGTGACGGTCTTGCCTTCGGATGGGCCAGGCGAAGTCACAATGATGGTGTTGGCCGAGCCTTCTATGTTGGAAAACATCAGCGATGCGCGGATGCGCCGGTAGGCCTCTGCCCTTGGGTCAAGGGTGTCAGAGTCGAGCAAGAGCGAGCGCTTCTTCGGATCGGAATCGCGCGCGGTCAAACCGAGTATCGGCTTGTCTGAAAGCCGTTCGATGTCCTCCCGCGAGCGAATCCGGGTCTCGGTGGCGTTGCGCAACAGGGCCGCACCGGCCCCAAAAGCCAGCCCAACCAGGATGCTCAACGCCAGGTTCTGGCTGACCCGTGGCGCGGCCGCGCGACTCGGCGCCGCCGCCGGTGAAACCACTGTCACCCGAACCGGGCTGGAACCTTCGACTGGCCGGTCGAGCTCGTTTGCGACAACGTCAGTGAAGACCTGAGCCACCGAATTGGCCAGTTCTGCCGCCATTTGGGGATTGGGATCCCTCAACGTGATGTTGATCAAGACACTGTTGGCAGGAGACTGGGCCGATATCTTGCTGGCCAGCTGGCCGGTACTTAGGTCGAGGCCCAGATCCTCGATAACCTGATCCAACACCAGCTTGCTCTTGACCACATCGACATAGCTGGTAACGGCCTGCCTGGCGTAGTTGGTGCCCTGCAACATGTCAGTGGCGCTGTCGGTACCCCTAACCGAAACGTAGAGCTTGGCAGTAGCGTCGTATTGCTTGGTAGCCAGTAACGAGTAGGTCATACCGGTCGCGGTGCTGAGCACCAGAAGGATGAACACAATCAGCCAATGCCGACGGATGATGTCTAGGTAGTCCTTTATCTGCACCTTTG comes from the Micrococcales bacterium genome and includes:
- a CDS encoding polysaccharide biosynthesis tyrosine autokinase codes for the protein MQIKDYLDIIRRHWLIVFILLVLSTATGMTYSLLATKQYDATAKLYVSVRGTDSATDMLQGTNYARQAVTSYVDVVKSKLVLDQVIEDLGLDLSTGQLASKISAQSPANSVLINITLRDPNPQMAAELANSVAQVFTDVVANELDRPVEGSSPVRVTVVSPAAAPSRAAAPRVSQNLALSILVGLAFGAGAALLRNATETRIRSREDIERLSDKPILGLTARDSDPKKRSLLLDSDTLDPRAEAYRRIRASLMFSNIEGSANTIIVTSPGPSEGKTVTAANLSISLADSGFKVLLVDCDLHRPRIATYMGLEGGAGLTDVLIGRATVEEVTQRWGNDQLYVLAAGRLPPNPSRLLGSSAMQGLHQALARQYDFVLLDSPPLLLTTDAVVLSRTVESEVVLVGAMGTTRKRSISAALAALETVDAQVLGLILTMAPTKTMDVYGYGDYNYGYAYRHGGPGLRGRKRRQAAKKQAQLAREQIRTQARATSPASPEQGAGIKRPARPRQAGPSRQPQQASWAAVVTGEGYPPGQGAKGTSPRPAEGEEPSWPVEWPASNGAPPWSPVGPDKSAH
- a CDS encoding low molecular weight phosphatase family protein, with the protein product MEPFRVLVVCTGNICRSPMAQFILAAALPKEQVEVTSAGTAAMVGYPIEPDALRVLKGMGLAKAAAGHRARQVTKPMVAEADLILTATRDHRARLVEAYPALMRRAMTLREFARLAGPAQSDAAWPGRESGAQSVDRLRQAVTLVVAQRGRAPVPAVAADDDVMDPYGLGLEAFEASAGQIRPAVIAGAAALRSLL
- a CDS encoding undecaprenyl/decaprenyl-phosphate alpha-N-acetylglucosaminyl 1-phosphate transferase, whose amino-acid sequence is MRVHLLLCAIAAIVTYLAVWPVRRLATWTGAITPVRPRDVHDRPTPRLGGLAMVLGIAAGLGVASQLSFLSPVFSSSHAVWGVLGAAALVCLLGAADDWFDLSWWTKLAGQALAAGILAWQGVQLVTFPIAGLTIVSSRLSLVVSIVVVVAAINAINFVDGLDGLAAGITAIGCGAFFVYSYFLSREMGMADYASLSTLLLAVTVGACLGFLPHNFHPASIFMGDSGSMLLGLMFAAATIAVTGQVDPGAAGDITQGQAWGAFLPILLPFAVLALPLLDMLMAISRRMRAGLSPFHADRMHLHHRLLRLGHTHRRAVVIMYCWTAVLAFGAAALAVLPARQVGIGVGVGLVLAFVLTVVPSHLGERSRQRARGPSHRI
- a CDS encoding L-threonylcarbamoyladenylate synthase — its product is MTNPAVVGPDRAGLARAVQALKRGQLVVTPTDTVYGVAAKPDLAPAVAALFAAKGRDRRQPVPVLVANLAQAEKLAELSDQARGLIAAHWPGALTLVLPAKDAVTWDLGQRGGTIALRQPRDETCLELLDLAGPLAVSSANRSGDVPALDASESLAKLGQQVAVYVDAGPARGGQASSVLDLTGLAPGLLRPGPIGADQLLPRAKRGSGTR